In Streptomyces sp. NBC_01231, the sequence GGGGACGTCACGGTCAGCCGGAGCCCGCCGTGTCGGCGTGCCAGCTCGTGTGCCAGCTCCCCGGTGCCGTCCGTGCTGCCGTCGTCGACGAGGAAGACCTCGGCCGGCCCCGGATAGTCCTGCGCCAGCAGCGACGGCAGGCTCGCCGGCAGCACCGCGGCCTCGTCGCGGGCGGGAACGACGACGCAGACGGACGGCCAGGACTCCGGTTCCCGCCGGGGCGGCAGCCTGACGTCCGTACGCCAGAAGAAGCCCTGACCGAGCAACAGCCACAGCCAGGCGGCGAGTGATCCGGCGGCGATCCACACGATGGCGCTCACGCGCGCAGTCTGCCCCACCGGCCCGCCCCGCAAGGGGGCCATCGTCTATCGTGGCGGGGTGAAGATCGCGCTCATGGACTCCGGAATCGGTCTGTTGGCGGCCACTGCCGCGGTACGGCGTCTGCGACCCGACGCCGATCTGGTGCTCTCCCTCGATCCCGACGGAATGCCCTGGGGCCCGCGGACCACGGAGGACCTCACCCGGCGTGCCGTGGCCGTCGCCGAGGCCGCCGCCGCGCGGCGTCCCGACGCCCTGATCATCGGCTGCAACACCGCCACCGTGCACGCCCTGCCGACCCTGCGCGCCCGGCTTGAACCCGATATACCGGTCATCGGCACGGTCCCCGCGATCAAGCCGGCCGCGGCCGGCGGCGGCCCCTTCGCCATCTGGGCGACGCCCGCCACCACGGGCAGCCCCTACCAGCGCGGACTCATCGAGGACTTCGCCGACGGCGTGCCGGTCACCGAGGTGCCCTGCTACGGCCTGGCGGAAGCCGTGGAGCACGCGGACGAGGCGGCCATCGAGGCCGCCGTG encodes:
- a CDS encoding aspartate/glutamate racemase family protein; amino-acid sequence: MKIALMDSGIGLLAATAAVRRLRPDADLVLSLDPDGMPWGPRTTEDLTRRAVAVAEAAAARRPDALIIGCNTATVHALPTLRARLEPDIPVIGTVPAIKPAAAGGGPFAIWATPATTGSPYQRGLIEDFADGVPVTEVPCYGLAEAVEHADEAAIEAAVAAAAALTPNDVTTVVLGCTHYELVTERIRAAVQRPGFPPLVLHGSAGAVAAQALRRLGEQPAPRATADGTLTVLLSGREGVLPESALAYAEGRLLQAVSPAQ